The sequence TTGGACGACGATGCCGACGCCGACGGGGCCGCCGAGTCGTCGGAGCGCACGCCCGGCGAGTGGCCCGAGGCCGAGACGACCCATCCCGCCGAAGCCGACGACGGTCCCGGCGAGTGGCCCGCCGTCGGGCGGGAGGACCCCGACGAGGGGTACGACGCCGAACCCGGCGATTCGGGCGACGCCGACGTGCAGTTCGGCGGCGGACTGACCCCCGAGTCCGCCCCGGAGGTGGACGACGACGAGTCCGACGAGGTGGAGTTCGTCAACGCCGAGGGCGACGCGCTCCAGTCGAAAGACGACTCCCGGAACCGGACCGAACTCTCGTCGGGCATCTCGGCCGGTGCGGAGGCACCGTCGATGTCCGGACCGTCCGAGGACCCCGACGTTGACGCCGAGTTCGTCTGCCCCGAGTGCGACTATCGGCAGGCGGTCGCCGGGTCGTCGCACCGGGCGGGCGACATCTGTCCGGAGTGTGGCCGCGGCTACATCGCACAGGAATAAATACGCGATACACGGAGCGAAGCGTCGGATTCAAGAGGAAGAACGACGCGAAAAGGGTTTACCACACCCTGTCCAAAGGGAGATTACCATGAAGGAATACAAGATGCGACGCGGCGAACATCTGGAGGACCGCATCCCGGACATGAAGGCGAAAGTCGAGGAGTACTTCGGCGAAATCACGGGCACCGAGGAACACAACGGCCACGAACTCTACGTGGTCGAAGACCCCGACAACCCCGTCTTCGACCGCATCCTCGCCGGGGCCGCCGAGTACAGCGGCAAGAAGGACAAACTCGCGGTCCACTTCGAGGAGCGCGACGCCGAAGAAGTCATCGCCGAGGGCAACGCCGACGCCGCGGCCGACGCCGTGGACAAGAAGAACGACTTCCTGCTGGAGGCGACGGGCCGCGACGCCAAAGCGCGCCGTGACTCCCTGAAGCGACAGGTCGAGGACGACGCCGAGAAACCCGACGGCGTCTCGTAGTCCGGCCGGTCCGCGTTTCATTTTTTACCCTTCTCGAAATCGAATCGAACTGGACCGAACAGCGCCCCGGCTATCGGTGTCGGGAGCAGTCCCGGCCGTCTCAGAAGTGGTCGCTGTTGGGCGACCCCTCGCCGCGACCCCCGCGGCCGCCCTCGTTGCGGTCGATGCCCATCACGCTCTCGGGTTGGTCTACGTCCCACCCGCTCGTGCCGTCCTCGGCGACCCGGACGGTCACGTCTTCGACCTCCTCGAAGTCCTTGGCGAGGTCGAGTTTGATGTTCTGTGCGGTCCGGGGGCTGATAGCACACCCCGAACAGGCACCACCCAACTCGACGACGACCTCGCCGCTGTCGGGGTCGGCCTTCTGGACGGCGCTCTCGCCGCCGTGCATGCTGATGATGGGCATCTGCCCCGTCAACCACCGCTCGACGCGGGCCTTCAGCGAGTCGTCGTCGGTCATGGTGTGAGAGTTAGGGATGCAGGGGTGGTAGGACTTTGGGTTTACTCCCGGACGCGTCGCCACGCGCCCGCCCCGACGAGCGCCGCGAGCGCCGCTCCGACACCGAATCCCGGCACCTCGCCGGAACCCCCGACATCGGAATCGGAGTCGGAACCGGATTCGGAGTCAGACCCGCGAGTCGTGGTCCCGCCAGCCAGCGCCGCCTGCTCGCTCGTCGCTCCGGCGGCCTCGGTCGTCAGCGACGGCGGGTCCTTCTGGGGCCTGTCGGTCCCGTCCTCTATCGGGAAGGTGTAGAGACCTCCTCTGCCGTTCGAACGCCGACCCATGCTACTGGCGAGGAAGACGCCCTCGGTCGCGCGCTTGGCGGTCCAGAAGGAGGCCTCGTCGGGTTCGCGCCACCACGCCAACTGCTCGGGGTTCGCGGGGTCCGAGATGTCGTGTATCTTCACGCCGCCCTGATACCACGAGGAGAACAGGCGGTCGCCCACGATGTCGAAGTTGTGGGAGGTCGTCCACGTCCCGGCGTAGGCACCGGGCGACTTCGGCGGGGCGATGGTCGAGAGTCGCGTCGGGGCCGTCGCGTCGGAAACGTCCCACAGTTCGACGCCGCCCGGACGACCCTCGCCGTCTACCTGCCACGCCTCCTTGTTGATGCCCACCAGATTCCCGTCGTCGCTGGCCATCGCGTAGTGGTCGTTGCCCGGCAGTCGCAGGACCTGTCGGGCCTCCTCGGGAAGGTTTCGGAGTTCCTTCGGCGACCGACCGCCGATTCGGGAGACGAACTCCGGGCTGGCGGGGTCGCTCACGTCCACGAGATACGTTCCGGCGTCCCAGTGGGAGATGTACGCCCGGCCGTTCTGGACCCACACGTCGTGGACGGTCCAGAGGCTCGTGGGAACCTCGTCCCACGCCGCGTTTCGGTCGGCGGGCGACCAGCGACCGACCTCCTCGGGACTGTCGTCGCTCGCGTCTACTATCACGAGCGCGTTAGTCTCGCCCATGTTTCCCGTCAGGTAGACGAGACCGTCCCGGAGGAAGCAGTTGTGAATCGGGAACTGGGTCTCGTGGAACGCGACCTGCTCGGGGTTCGTCGGGTCGCTCACGTCGAAGAGCGCGACCCCCTGCAACACCTCGCCCCGAATCGGGTTCGCGGGTCCGGCCGCGACCAGTCGGTCGCCCTCGACTTTCACGTCTTGGACCATCCGGAGCGGCCCGGTCTCGCGGCCCTCCTCCAGTCCGGTGCGCTCGGCGACGACCCGCGGGTCGCTGGGAACCTGTACGTCCACGACCGCGAAGCCGTCCATCTTTGCGACGTAAGCGAAGTCCCCGTCCGGGCCGGGCACTCCCTCTTTGGCGTTCGTTATCGAGACGCTCCCCAGTGGCCGGTAGGGACCCGGATGCGCCGTCGTCGTCTCGGCCGCGGAGCCGACTCCCACCGAAGCGAGCGCGACCGACCCGGACACCCCCCGCAGAAACTCGCGGCGATGCATGGCCGTTCGAAAGGTCCACAGAAAGATAAATTGGGGGGCGTGTCAGGCGACCGTCCGCGACCGGTCGCCCGTCCCGCCCGTCATCGCGCTGGCGATGGCTCCCTTCAACACCACGTCGTCGCCGAGGTTCGTCAACTGCACGTCGGGGACGTTGTTGAACACGAGGTCCTCGATGCGCTCGCAGATGGGGTCCACGACTAGCTCCTCGTTTTCCAGTGCGACCGCGCCGCCGACGTAGACCACCAGCGGGGCGTACGCCTGCGCGACGTTGGCGACCCCGAGCGCGTTCCAGTGGGCCACTTGGTCGATTACGTGGTCGGCGAAGTCGTCCTCGCCCGCCGCCGCGAACACGTCCACCGCCGAGAAGTCGGGGTCCGAAAGCGGGAGGTCGGTGTCGAGCGTGCCCGCGTCCTCCGCGAGCAACTTGGCGTACTCGGGGATGTTGTTCCCCGAGCAGTACGCCTCCCAGTGGCCGTCGCGGCCACAGCCACAGGTGCGTCGGCCCTGCGGGTCCACGACCATGTGGCCGACCTCGCCCGCGTTGCCGTCCCACCCCGAGAGGACCTGTCCGTCCACGCAGACGCCAGCGCCGATGCCCGACGAGATGGTCAGGTACACCATGTCGTCGGGGTTGCGGTCGCTGTAGAACCGCTCGCCGATGACGCCCGCCACGGTGTCGTTGTGGAGGTAGACGCTGTCGCTGTCGATGAGTTGACCGACGGGACCGGTCAGCGGGATGCGGTCGATGGTGTCGGGCAGGTTCGCCGGGTTGTCGATCGCGCCCTCCGCCAGATCCAGCGGTCCGATGGAGCCGATGGCGGCGGCCCGAATCGCGGCCGGAGGGAGGTCCGCGGCCTCGCACGCCTCCCGAAGACACTCCAAGACCGCCTCCGTGACCGCGATGCCCGTGGGGCCGTTCGGGGTGTTCGCGCGGTGGACGCTCACCACGTCCCCCTCGTCGTCGGCGACTGCCGCCCTGACGTTCGTCGCGCCGAGGTCAACGCCCGCGTAGTACGCCATTCACCCGAGACGCACGGTCCGGTCGCACTTAACTACAAGCATTTACTCGCCGACGAGTATGACACTTCTTGCCGTACGAGGCCGCTCTGTCGGGGATTCGCTCGCGTTCCCGACACGAATCTGCGATAGGCCTAACTGCTGTCGAGTGTTACCACAACTCATGTCTTCCGATGCAGACGGTGGGCCGGACGCGAACGACCGGTCGGACCCGGCCGACGGTTCGGACTCGGCCGACCGGTCGAACTCGGCCGATGCCCCGGACGCGGACCTCACCGACGAGGAGATAGCCGCGCTCCACGAGGTCGAACTCGGCGTGGAGTGGTTGCACCGCGCGCACGGCCACCTCGTGCAGTTCCACCACGCGACCGGCCACGCGATGGACCACCTCGCCGAGGCCGAGGAGGGCCTGCGCGAGGCGGGGTACGACGACCTCGCCGACCGCCTGCGCGACGACCTCCTGCCCCGCGGCGTGGTCGGCGACACGTGGTCGTACGGCGTGTTGGAGGCGTTTCAGGACGGCCCGATGGCCGCCGTCGAGTCGTTCGGGACCGACGCCCGCGACGAGGTTGCCGACGGCGAGCGCCACGTCGCCGAGCGCCGACAGGAGCGCGAGTGGAAGGGCCGGTCCCGGAAGTGAGGCGTCTCGACCGCGCGAACGTCGGACTCCTCGTCCGACCACGAGGACGCGCTCGCTGACACGACTTCCTGTTTGGGTGGACTGAAAGGGGCCGCCCGCTCGCGTTTACGCTGGTCGTCTCTGCGGGCCACTATTCGGAGCGCCGAGCGAAGCGAGGCGAGAGAATATCCCGCAGAGCGACCGCGAGCGGGCGGGGGCTTTCGAGAAGGAACCCGCTCCAGTGATATATTCGCACGAGAATAATCGGATTCCCGGCCAAAATCGTAACTCACCACACCTTCGACTATCGCCGACGGAAAACGAACCCGCTCGTTACAATCAGTCCCCGCGGACGAAGGTCACGGGGCAGGGCGCGCTCAACATCACCTCTTGGGCCGTACTCCCGAAGACGGCCTTCCCGGTCGGCGAGCGCTTGCGACCGCCGACGACCACGCGGTCGGCGTTGACCTCGTTGGCGAGGTCCACGATGCTCTCGCCGTGTTCGCCGACGCGCCCGCGGACGGTGTACTCGACGCCCGCCTCGTCGAAGGCGTTCGTGAGTTCCCGGACCGTCGCGTGACGCGAGGCCACCTCGTCGGTGTCGATGTCGCCAGCGGGGTCGTAGTCGAGTTGACTGACCACGCCGTCGAACTCCTCGTCGGTGAACACGTGCGCGAGGACGACCTGCGCGCCAGTCGGGCTTGCGACATCTACGACCGCCTCGGCTAACTCCTCGGTGCGGTCGGCGTCGCCCGGCCCGACCGCCAGCAGGATAGTCTGTAATGCCATACCGACAATTCCACGGTCCGGATATTAATGATATGCGGCCGTGGCGGTTTTTTGCGCCGCCTCGGTCCCCGCAGGCGGTCCTCCCGAGTCAGCGGTCCGAATCATGTCGAGGAATTGACTACCGCGGCGAGTCCGCCCGACGTTCGACGGGCGGCTTGAGGAATCTCGAACCACCCAAACAATTCTGTAGATATGTCTGACGCGCCTATAGCGTTCTTACCACGGAGAACGCCGCCGAAGCCTCAACACGGAAATACGACGACGCCGAAGCCCCGACTATGCTTCGACCAGACCTGACCGGACGGACCGCGCTCGTGACCGGGAGCGCGACGGGCGTCGGCAGAGAGTTGCTCCTCGCCTTGGCGGACTGCGGCGCGTCCGTGGCGGTCCACTACCGCTCCAGCGAGGAGGCCGCCCGCCAAGTCGCGGACGCCGCCCGCGAGCGGGGTGCCCCCGAGGTGACGACGGTACAAGGCGACGTGGCCGACCCCGACGACGTGGACGCGATGTTCGACGCGGTGGAAGACGACCTCGACGGCGTGGACGTGTTGGTGAACAACGTCGGCCCGTTCGCGCCCGACCACTGGGAGGACATCTCCTACGACGAGTGGAACACCGTGCTTCAGGCGAACGTCAACGGCACGTACCTCTGCTGTAAGCGCGCCCTGCCGGAGATGCGCGAGGAGGCGTGGGGTCGCATCGTGAACATCGGCTACGCCAGTGCAGAGAAGGGCATGGTCAACCCGAAGAACGCGCCGTACTTCATCGCCAAGCAGGGCGTGTTGATGTTCACCCGGATGCTCGCCAACGACACCCAGTACGAGGGCATCACGGTCAACGCCGTCTCGCCCTACGTGGTCGAGAACTCCGACGAGTTCCCCGAGGAGTTGCCCCGCGGCCGACCGGCCGACTTCGAGGACGTACAGCAGGCGATGCTGTTCTTCTTGGACGAGGACAGCGACTACATCAGCGGCGAGAACATCGAGGTGGACGGCGGGTGGTTGCCCGAGGAGGTGTAGGCGACTCGCCGCGCGGCCTCGGACTCACACCTCGTCGGGGTCCCACGAGTTCTCCTCGACCGACCACCCCTGCCGACCCTTCTCCAGTCTGTGAGCCTCGTCTATCAGTTCCTCCTGTTTGCGCACCACGTCGGTCATCGTGAGGATGCCGACCATCTCCATCGACGCCACGACGGGGAGCTTCTTCACGTTCTCGTCGTGCATCTGGCGGACCGCTTTCCGCACGGTTGCGTCCGGCGAAATCGTCACGAGCGACTCGCTGGCCGCCTTCGAGACCGGAATCTCGGCGAGGGGTCGCTCGGCGAGGTATCCGGCCTTCAGCGCGTCGGTCTCGGTGACGATTCCCGCCGGATTTCCGTCGCGCGTCACCACGGCGCTCCCGACGCCCGCCCGGAGCATCCGCCCGACAGCCTCGCGGAGCGAGGAGTCGGCGGGGACCGTCACCACGTCGGTCGTCATGGCGTCTCGAACGAGCATACCGAGTGATGACGACGGAGAGAACAACTTTGTTTGGGTCGGCATCGGTTCGACCGAACGCAGTTACCGATTCCCGAAGGTGACTTCGCCCGCGTCGCGGAACGTCTCGCTTCCCCAATCGCCTTCTCTCGTTACCGTTTCCAGTTCTCTCGCTTCGCGCTGTTCGTCGTTTTCTGTCTCGTCGGAGGAGTTCGATTCGACGTTACCCATGATTACGACCCGCTCAACAGTTTCTTCAGATGCTCCGTCGAGAAGAAGGAGGTCGGCTTGTCCATGTGGACGCCGATTTCTCCCGAGAACGCCGACAGCCCGACCTTCTGGACGCGCTCGGGGAGCGAGTAGCACTTCCGAATCCAGTGGCCCAACTCGATTTCCCTGTGCAGGTCCTCGCGCCACGCCTCCTCGTAGTCCAGTAGCGTGCCGGGGCGCTCGGGGTCGATGACCTTCGCGGCGTGGCTCGCGGCGGTCATCCCGTAGAGGATGCCGCCGCCGGTGAACGGCTTGGTCTGGGCGGCGGCGTCGCCGATGAGGAACCCTCGCCTGCTCGTCACGGAGTCGGCCGGGCCGACCGGAATCATGCCCGCGCAGAAGTGACTCGTCTCCGTGTCGTACTCGGCGGTGAACTCGTCGAACAGTTCCTTCGCGGAGGGGTCCGACCCCGGCGGGGCCGCCAGTCCGTACTCGACGCCGGACTCTCCGCGGGGGATGCGCCACGCGAAGAATCTGGGCGCGGTGAGGTGAACGTCCACGTAGTCGCCGGGGTCGTCCTCGTCGGAGAACGCGAGGACTCCTTGCAACTTCTCGCCGGGTTCCGGCAGGCCCAGTTCCGAGCGCACCCGCGAGACCGGGCCGTCACAGCCAGCGACCATCCGGGCCTCGAAGGTCTCGGTACCGTCCGGCGTGCTGGCGGTGACCTCCACGCGGTCGGGATGCTCCTCGACCAACGAGACGCTGTGGTTCTCCCGGAGGTCCGCGCCAGCGTCGCGGGCGGCCTCCGCGAGGAGTTCGTCCAGTCCCACGCGGTCGATGACGTTCGAGACGACCTCGCGCTTGTAGAAGGGGTAGTCGTCGCTGTCGGGGCCGCCGACGTGGAAGCGCGCGCCGTACACCTCGTTCTGGAGTAACTCCTCGCGCGCGCCCTCGGGCGTGAACTCCCAGATGTCGGTGCTGACGTGGCCCGAACAGGCCAGCGGTTTCCCGACCGCTCCGCGTTCGAGCGCCAGCACGTCGTACCCCCGTTCGGCCGCCCGCCGGGAGAATCGCGACCCGGCCGGGCCTGCCCCGACGACTACGAAGTCGTACATCGGTCGGGCGTACTACCCTACGGCCCAAGTATTCACCGCTCTGTACTCGATTCGTCGTGGCAGTCGGCGCGCTGGCGACTGTCGAACCGTACTCGTTCGACCTGTCGCCGCCGCTCGGTGGAGCGTTATCCGTCCACGTTCGGCGGAGCTTCCTGTTGAGCGAGTCGCCGCCGTCGCACGTAGTGGGTCGCCGCCGAGAGCGCGAACGCCGCGACGATGAGGACGCCCCATATCTCGTCGGGAATCGCCTCGAACGGCGGGACGCCCAGCAAGTCGCCGAGGACCAGAATCGCGCTCACGACCGCGAGCCCGAGGTAGTACCGAATCCACGGGAAGTCGTCCTGCGGCCGGAGATACCCCTCCAACTGGGCCGCGTTCCCCGACAGCTCGACCACGCCCCGGTTCTGGTTGTAATCGACGATGCCAGCGTCCGCGAGCTTCGGGAGATGCGTCTGGTAGAGCGAGGTGTAGACCGACTTGCGCTCGTTGGCCGACAGCCCCTCGACGGTCGTGTCGTTCTCCCACGCCGCGACCTGCTCGGCGAGTTCGCTCAGCTCGACCGGACGGTCCTGCTGCTTGAGGTAATGAAGCGTGTACCGTCGTCGCCGGTTCTTCAACACGTCGAAGATGAGGTCTTCGGACAGTGTTTCCTGCTCCGGTGAGTTGTCAGCCGAGCTCATGCTACCGATATCGGTCAATCGCTTGTTGCGCCGATGCCACCGCCACCCATCCCATCACGGTACGCCAGTTTCACTCGGACCACACTTTGTTATCCAGTACTTAGCGCCGAACCAATATCAAAAATCCATCAGGAAGCGGCAGTAATACGGGGATTCCCCGAGTTAACGTGAAGATAAGAAGACGAAGGCGGGAAATTAGATACTAATCGTCAGTCGTCGGTCGCCGGAGCCGCCCGCCGGTCGGTCCGAGGCCCGTCCAACTCCACTTCGGGGAGGAGGTCCCGGAGGTAGCGTCCGGTGTGGGAATCCTCGGCGCGGGCGACCTCCTCGGGAGTGCCCGCGGCGACG is a genomic window of Halorussus salinus containing:
- a CDS encoding DUF5611 family protein — its product is MKEYKMRRGEHLEDRIPDMKAKVEEYFGEITGTEEHNGHELYVVEDPDNPVFDRILAGAAEYSGKKDKLAVHFEERDAEEVIAEGNADAAADAVDKKNDFLLEATGRDAKARRDSLKRQVEDDAEKPDGVS
- a CDS encoding NifU family protein, producing MTDDDSLKARVERWLTGQMPIISMHGGESAVQKADPDSGEVVVELGGACSGCAISPRTAQNIKLDLAKDFEEVEDVTVRVAEDGTSGWDVDQPESVMGIDRNEGGRGGRGEGSPNSDHF
- a CDS encoding LVIVD repeat-containing protein; protein product: MHRREFLRGVSGSVALASVGVGSAAETTTAHPGPYRPLGSVSITNAKEGVPGPDGDFAYVAKMDGFAVVDVQVPSDPRVVAERTGLEEGRETGPLRMVQDVKVEGDRLVAAGPANPIRGEVLQGVALFDVSDPTNPEQVAFHETQFPIHNCFLRDGLVYLTGNMGETNALVIVDASDDSPEEVGRWSPADRNAAWDEVPTSLWTVHDVWVQNGRAYISHWDAGTYLVDVSDPASPEFVSRIGGRSPKELRNLPEEARQVLRLPGNDHYAMASDDGNLVGINKEAWQVDGEGRPGGVELWDVSDATAPTRLSTIAPPKSPGAYAGTWTTSHNFDIVGDRLFSSWYQGGVKIHDISDPANPEQLAWWREPDEASFWTAKRATEGVFLASSMGRRSNGRGGLYTFPIEDGTDRPQKDPPSLTTEAAGATSEQAALAGGTTTRGSDSESGSDSDSDVGGSGEVPGFGVGAALAALVGAGAWRRVRE
- a CDS encoding ROK family protein gives rise to the protein MAYYAGVDLGATNVRAAVADDEGDVVSVHRANTPNGPTGIAVTEAVLECLREACEAADLPPAAIRAAAIGSIGPLDLAEGAIDNPANLPDTIDRIPLTGPVGQLIDSDSVYLHNDTVAGVIGERFYSDRNPDDMVYLTISSGIGAGVCVDGQVLSGWDGNAGEVGHMVVDPQGRRTCGCGRDGHWEAYCSGNNIPEYAKLLAEDAGTLDTDLPLSDPDFSAVDVFAAAGEDDFADHVIDQVAHWNALGVANVAQAYAPLVVYVGGAVALENEELVVDPICERIEDLVFNNVPDVQLTNLGDDVVLKGAIASAMTGGTGDRSRTVA
- a CDS encoding universal stress protein — its product is MALQTILLAVGPGDADRTEELAEAVVDVASPTGAQVVLAHVFTDEEFDGVVSQLDYDPAGDIDTDEVASRHATVRELTNAFDEAGVEYTVRGRVGEHGESIVDLANEVNADRVVVGGRKRSPTGKAVFGSTAQEVMLSAPCPVTFVRGD
- a CDS encoding SDR family NAD(P)-dependent oxidoreductase, which codes for MLRPDLTGRTALVTGSATGVGRELLLALADCGASVAVHYRSSEEAARQVADAARERGAPEVTTVQGDVADPDDVDAMFDAVEDDLDGVDVLVNNVGPFAPDHWEDISYDEWNTVLQANVNGTYLCCKRALPEMREEAWGRIVNIGYASAEKGMVNPKNAPYFIAKQGVLMFTRMLANDTQYEGITVNAVSPYVVENSDEFPEELPRGRPADFEDVQQAMLFFLDEDSDYISGENIEVDGGWLPEEV
- a CDS encoding CBS domain-containing protein; translated protein: MLVRDAMTTDVVTVPADSSLREAVGRMLRAGVGSAVVTRDGNPAGIVTETDALKAGYLAERPLAEIPVSKAASESLVTISPDATVRKAVRQMHDENVKKLPVVASMEMVGILTMTDVVRKQEELIDEAHRLEKGRQGWSVEENSWDPDEV
- a CDS encoding geranylgeranyl reductase family protein, which encodes MYDFVVVGAGPAGSRFSRRAAERGYDVLALERGAVGKPLACSGHVSTDIWEFTPEGAREELLQNEVYGARFHVGGPDSDDYPFYKREVVSNVIDRVGLDELLAEAARDAGADLRENHSVSLVEEHPDRVEVTASTPDGTETFEARMVAGCDGPVSRVRSELGLPEPGEKLQGVLAFSDEDDPGDYVDVHLTAPRFFAWRIPRGESGVEYGLAAPPGSDPSAKELFDEFTAEYDTETSHFCAGMIPVGPADSVTSRRGFLIGDAAAQTKPFTGGGILYGMTAASHAAKVIDPERPGTLLDYEEAWREDLHREIELGHWIRKCYSLPERVQKVGLSAFSGEIGVHMDKPTSFFSTEHLKKLLSGS
- a CDS encoding DUF7344 domain-containing protein, whose translation is MSSADNSPEQETLSEDLIFDVLKNRRRRYTLHYLKQQDRPVELSELAEQVAAWENDTTVEGLSANERKSVYTSLYQTHLPKLADAGIVDYNQNRGVVELSGNAAQLEGYLRPQDDFPWIRYYLGLAVVSAILVLGDLLGVPPFEAIPDEIWGVLIVAAFALSAATHYVRRRRLAQQEAPPNVDG